CTGGTGCCCGGGGGTGTTCCGGGCGTCGGCGGCGCCGGTGACGGGCCTTCGGGGTCCGGCGGCCCCGGCGGCGGACTCCCCGTGCGGGGTTCCCGGGGTCTCGGGGCGGGTGGCCGATTCCCCGTGCGGGGCGCGGGCCCGGTCGATGCCGTGGCGGACGGCCCACAGCTTGCCCGTCCAGCCCGGTGGCGGCTCACCGGGGGAGACGACCCGCAGCGGCAGCCCCCCGTACCGCTCGGACAGGGAGCGCGCCAGCGCGCCTGTGCCGTCCGTGCTGCCGTCGTCCACCAGCACGACCCCGGCCCGGCCGGGATACTCCTGGGCCAGCAGCGACGGCAGGGAGAGCGGCAGCACCGCCGCCTCGTCCCGGGCGGGGACGAGGACGGCGACATCCGGCCACTCGTCCGGTTCGCCGCCCGGCCCCGGGGGGCGCGGCAGCCGCTGGTCCGTGCGCCAGAAGAAGCCCCGGCACAGCAGCAGCCACCCCCAGACGGCCAGGGAACCGAGGGCGGTCCAGGCGAGGGCGCTCATGCGCCGCAGTCTGCCCCACCGGACCGCCTCACCGGGGCCTGTCGACTATGGTGACCGGGTGAAGATCGCGCTTATGGACTCCGGAATCGGCCTGCTCGCGGCTGCCGCCGCGGTACGCGGACTGCGGCCCGACGCGGATCTCGTGCTCTCCCAGGACCCCGACGGGATGCCCTGGGGTCCGCGCACCCCGGAGGGGGTGACCGAGCGGGCGCTCGCCGTGGCCCGCGCCGCCGCCGAGCACGCCCCGGACGCCCTGATCGTCGCCTGCAACACCGCCACCGTGCACGCCCTGCCCGCGCTCCGGGCGGCGCTGGAACCCGCGATCCCGGTCATCGGCACCGTACCGGCGATCAAGCCCGCCGCCGTGGCCGGAGGTCCCATCGCCATCTGGGCCACCCCGGCCACCACCGGCAGCCCCTACCAGCGCGACCTGATCGGCCGGTTCGCCGGGGCCGTCGATGTCGCCGAGGTGCCCTGCCCGGGTCTCGCCGACGCGGTGGACCACGCCGACGACGAGGCCATCGACCGGGCGGTGGCCGCCGCGGCGGCCCGCACCCCCCGGGACACCCGGGCCGTGGTCCTCGGCTGCACCCACTACGAACTCGTGGCCGAGCGCATCCGGGACGCCATCGGGACCCCCGTGGCCCTCCACGGGTCCGCCGGAGCCGTCGCCGCCCAGGCGCTGCGCCGGATCGGGGCCGCGCCCGCGCCGGGGGCCACCGCGTCCGGGACGCTGACCGTGCTGCTCAGTGGGCGGGCGTCCGCCCTGCCCGACAGGGCGCTGCGCTACGCCGAGGGCCGCGGGCTCCAGCCGCTGGCCACCGGGGCCGACTTCGGGGGCTGACCCCGCCGAGGACCGCGCCGACACGATCCCGTACGCGCGAACGATTCCGTACGCGCGCGAACACCGTCCCCGCCGCCCGTTCCGGCAGGTGGCGGAGGCGTTCTTCCCGTCGGCGATCCATGTCGGGCATCGTGTGACATGTCCGATGGGTGATGCGTCTCATGGAGCCGATGCCGACCCGCCGGTCCCTGGGTACGCTGCGAACATGAGGGACCACCCCCGCGATCCCGCGGCCTCCCCGGCGGAGCCGACGCCCGCCGTGTGGACCGGCCGCGCGACCAATCGGATGCAGTGGCTGCTCGCCCTGGCGGGAGCCGCCTTCGTCGTCCTCGGTATCGAGCTGGCCGTCCGGTCCTCCTGGTCGTCCGGTATCGCACCGCTGCTGATGGCCGTCATCGGCTGTGTCGCCGTGGGACTGCTGATGCTCTACGGGACGCTCGCCTTCGTCCATGTGGCGGTACGGGTCGACAGCGACGCGGTCGAGGTCCGCTGCGGCCATCTGGGGCTGCCCCGCCGCCGGATTCCCCTCGCCCAGGTGGTGGCCGCCGAATTCGCCCCCAGTGTCACCCCGCGCCAGTGGGGCGGCTGGGGCTACCGGTGGCGGCCGGAGAAGGGCACCGCCGTGATCGTGCGCCGGGGCGAGGGCATCGTCGTCACCCTGGGTGACGGCCGGACCTTCACGGTGACCGTGGATGACGCCGAGGCCGCCGTCCGCGCCATCCGGGACCGCCTCCGTCCGCCCACGGGCACCCCGGCGGAGATCTGATCCCCCCGTTCCCCTCCCGCGCACCCGTCCCGGGCGGCCCGGCCGGGCCCCGGGCGGGTGACCGAGTTGTCCCCAGGGACGCGTCCCTGCGGAGTTGTCCACAGGGACGCGCCCGGGACGACGCGCGCATACCCCCTCGCCGTAGACTCCGGCAGGTGAGCACCACCATCGCCGCCGTCGACACCCCCGAGCCCGCCACCGCCCGGCGCGTCCCGCCGCTGCGGCGGCTGACGCGGCCCCTGGCCGCCGTGGCCTCCGGGGTGCTGCTCTTCCTCAGCTTTCCGCCCCGGCCGCTGTGGTGGCTGGCGGTGCCCGCCTTCGCCCTGCTGGCCTGGACCCTGCGCGGACGGCGCCTCCGTACCGCGTTCGGCCTCGGCTGGCTGAGCGGTCTCGGTTTTCTGCTGCCGCTGCTGATATGGACCGGCGAGGAGGTCGGGCCGGTCCCGTGGATCGCGCTCGCCGCCGTGGAGGCGCTGTTCATCGCCGCCACCGCCGTGGGCATCGCCGTCGTCGGCCGGCTCCCGGCCTGGCCGCTGTGGGCGGCGGCGGTCTGGATCCTCGGCGAGGCCGCGCGCGCCCGGGTCCCGTTCGGGGGCTTCCCCTGGGGGAAGATCGCCTTCGGCCAGGCCGACGGGGTCTTCCTCCCGCTCGCCGCCGTCGGCGGCACCCCCGTGCTCGGCTTCGCCGTCGTCCTGTGCGGCTTCGGGCTGTACGAGCTGGTGCGGCGCGCCCTGGCCTTCCGGCGCACCGGCGAGCTGCCCCGGGGGCCGCTGGCCGTCGCCCTGCTCAGTCTGTTCCTGCCGGTCACAGCGGCGTTCGCGGCACTGCCGC
The nucleotide sequence above comes from Streptomyces clavuligerus. Encoded proteins:
- a CDS encoding glutamate racemase, yielding MRRSLPHRTASPGPVDYGDRVKIALMDSGIGLLAAAAAVRGLRPDADLVLSQDPDGMPWGPRTPEGVTERALAVARAAAEHAPDALIVACNTATVHALPALRAALEPAIPVIGTVPAIKPAAVAGGPIAIWATPATTGSPYQRDLIGRFAGAVDVAEVPCPGLADAVDHADDEAIDRAVAAAAARTPRDTRAVVLGCTHYELVAERIRDAIGTPVALHGSAGAVAAQALRRIGAAPAPGATASGTLTVLLSGRASALPDRALRYAEGRGLQPLATGADFGG